One bacterium genomic window, ATGCGACGTAGTATTTGCGGAATCCATAAATGTCTGCAGGAACGGCGAACTACTTGTACCTGACCATCCATTGGCATTGCCGGCTCCGGACCTGACGGTGATCCGGTACTGGCTGTGATTGTCAAGAGCGAGCAGAGCATCGGCAAAGAGACCGCCATTTGATGCTGTTATCGTCACCTGGATATCGAATACCGAGGAATCCAGTGCGCGCTGTAACCAGCCACGTAAGTCAGTCGGTGTGATGATCGAGCCACCGTAGGTCAGCAGACCTAGCGGGCTGGCCTGGCCAGAGATGTGCAACTCGAGCGATAGCCCCCCATGACCCGACCGGACGGATTGTGCGCTCTCTCGCGCAATTGCCGCAAGAGTGGAGTCGACCGTTGCCTTGGTGTACCATCCCAAGGCGCTTTGTGGAATACTCGACTCACTCGCCGTTTGCCCGCCTTCATACAGCACCGTCACATTCTCCGGGCAATAGTGGAACGGCACCGAGAGTGTGTTGTAGGCCATTACCAATTCTGCCCAGTACCGACGGTGATTGTTAGTTCGGTTCGGTCCACCACCAATGAGCAATGCTCTTTTGTTGGGGCGACAGATATCCGGATCCTCCCAGAAGTACGAGGAGTCCCCGGTGGTGGTGGGATAACCAGGAGCATCGAGGATCTTCTGCCATCGGGTGGCGTAGAGAGAGAGCTCATCCTGATCGAGCGGACTGATCGGCGCAACGTCATCCTTGCTCTGCAAATAGCCGGTCGCCATGACCAGCGATCCAGCAAAGCTGTCATGCGGTTGTGGTCCGACCAGGAACGCTTCGGACCGTGGAGCGAGTGGGCTGTTCGAGAGATAGTCCGGGTAGAACGAGATCAACTTCCCTTCGGCAGAATCGCTCACATATCCGACAACTGATACCCGTCGGCCATCCAGCGAATCAAGTTGTTGGTGTATCCCTTCCAGCGTGCGCACCGTATCCTCATCGGTGGCGCAGAATGCGGAATTGGAGAACCCATCGACCCAGACCATAAAGTTACCAGCGATCGGGCCGGTCCAGAAATCATTCCATTCGAGCCAACTGTCGTCGCGATACCCCCAATTGACACAATTGACAGGGGGGAGGATGGTATCAAACAGCACCGATGGATACGGCTGAGGAGTCGTGCCATCGTATTCTATCGTGACATAAAACGGTCCATTGACACAGACCGGATCATCCAGTCGCAACACGCCGACCTTTGGCGCCATGAACGAGACTGAATCAAGCTGATAATGGCGGCTGTACAACTTCTCCTGCGGACCGGCGCAGGAATCATCCGGCAACGCGCTCCAGATCTGCAACCTAATGCCGAGCGGCCACTGTGCGCCGGTGAAATGGAACATCGGCATCGAGACGAAATAGATCGCGTACGGGTAATCCTCAGTCCCGGTGCAGTTCACCGGGTTCATGTACGAGGCAAAGCGGTATCCGGGCTGAATGCCGGAATAGTAGGCCATTGCGGTCGGGACATGGTTTTTGAGCGAGCAGGACGCCGCTTCAGTGGGGCGGAAATTCTGGCGCAGCAGATTGAACGGTTCGTTGACCAGATCGAATGCTGGTGGGAGATTGTCAACAGTGTCGCTTGCGGTAAGACCAACAGCGGTGATCACCTGAATCAGCAGACAGACCAGAAAGGCCGCCGGCCATCGTCTCTTCCATTCCATCCCAATCTCTCCACGTCGCGAGTTGTGCAATCGAAATCTGCAGTAGAAGGGTGGTGCATCCCGAGCAAAGGAGCACCAACTCCAATATAACAGATAGTGCGCAGTTTGCGACAGGCAAGTTGCTCCCGTCGGGCCCGTGTAGCTAACGTGTCCGTAACGCATTGTAGTATAATTCGTTACAATATTCCGATAAGGGACGCGCTGTTTTAAGCGGCATCCCGAAGAGTCGGAATTTACATTAGGGGCGGAAATTCAGACAGAATCGCGGCCGATAAGTTTTGGGCGCGATTTCGGGGAATATTGCTTGAGTTCGATTCGATTGAATGGAAGAACCTGAAACCGGGATAATTACAGATGCAGTACGTCATCGTCTCACAAGCGCACAAAGCTACCTATCAGCAGGTCATCAACGCGGTGGAAGGGGAGATGATCGAGGTTGGACCGGAAGATGTAGATTTTCCCGGTTGGGTCTGGTGCACCGATCAGCACGGCATCAGTAGTTGGATCCCCAAAGCTTATTTGGCGATTGAGTCCGAGAAGGGGAGACTGCTTCGCGATTACAACGCCATGGAATTGACTGTCGGGCTCGGCGATCGATTGTCAGTTGTAGTGGAGGAATCATCCTGGTATCTCTGCGAAACGGAGAGCGGAGTTCGCGGCTGGGTGCCGATAGAAAATGTCAGACCGCTTTAGATTCGAGGGACTAGTACATGGACCATGGTCACCATTCCCACGGGCACTCTCATCCTCAACCTCCGTCATCACATAACACGCACCATTCTTCACGACAGTCTGATGCCGCATTGGCTTTCAGCGCAACCCTGCATTGTTTGATAGGCTGCGGGGGGGGGAGGGGGGGGGGGGGAAAGGGGGGCCGGGGGGGGCCCCCCCCGGGGGGCCCATGGTGAGGCTCGGGTTTGTTTTCGGCTTTCTCCTCGGGATGATCCCGCTGTTGCGAGCCGGTTTCTCTACTAAGCGTGCGTTCAGGCAGGTACTGATCGCCGAGGGGCTCAGTATCGCGGTGATGGAAGCGTTCGAGGTCGCGACACAACTGGTGATCCCGGGAGTAATGGAAGCTGGCTTGACTGATTCACTCTTCTGGCTCGGGATGCTCGCCGCTTTGGTGGTTGGATTTATCGCGGCTTATCCGGTGAATCTGATCATGATCCGACGCGGCGTTCGCCACCAGCACTAAGATTACTTCAGGAGTCGTCGCGTGATCTCGTCGGCAAGGTAGATTCCTTCTTCAGACAATTTCAACTGGTCCCCCTCCGGGAGAAGGTGTCCTGACCTCACCAACAGTTCGAACTGCTTGGCATCCAGACGCTCCTCGACCGATACTCCAAAGCGGGCCGCATACTGATGACGGTCGATCCCCCGCGAGGTCCGCAGCCCCAGCATGATCGATTCCACCATCCGTTCATCGATCCCCGATTCATCGTAGATCACCGGACGGCTTCCCGACTTGAGCGATTTGATGTACTCCATCACGTTTGAGACATTGGCAAACCGACGTCCCTGCATGAAGGAATGCCCCGATGGTCCCAGTGCGAGATAATCGTTCCCTTCCCAGTAGCCGAGATTATGGCGGCACTCAAATCCCGGTTTGGCAAACGATGAAATCTCGTAGCGGTGGTAGCCGGCCTCGGCGAGCCGTTCACATCCGCCGCGATAGAGCGCGAGGCAGACTTCCTGCGATGGCATCACCAGCGAGCCCGACTCCACCCGCTCCGCCAGTTTTGTCCCCGGTTCGACAGTCAGTTGATAGAACGAAATGTGGGGCGGGTTCAAATCGATGAGCTCATCCAAATCGCGCGAGAGGATCTTGCTGGTCTGTTTGGGTAGGCCAAAGATCAGGTCCAGGCCGAAATTCTCATACCCCAGCGCATTGGTCAGATAGACCGCTTTGTAGCTGTGGTCGGGATTATGCTTTCGATTGAGCAGTTTCAGTAGATGTGGGTCAAATGACTGGATACCGAAGGTCGGGCGGTTGATCCCCAGCTCTCTAAATGCCTGCAGATTTTCCAGATGAACCGAATCCGGGTTATTCTCGATTGAGAACTCGATTCCGTCCGACACATAAAACAGAGAGCGAAGTTGGGCCAGCCAGTCGGAGAACATCTGGAGGTTGGTCAGCGAGGGGGTGCCGCCGCCGATGAAGATGGTCGAGATCTCACGATCCTGCCCGGCGTAGGCTTCGGCGCAGAGTTCGGTCTCAATGCGGAGGGCTTCGTAAAACGAGCGCTCCATCCCGAGATCGAACAGCTCCTTATAAAAGTCGCAGTACGAGCACTTATTGCGGCAAAAGGGGAAATGGACGTAAAGACCGAATGGCATTTAGAGTGGCACGCCGACCCGATCGAACCGGATATGGGTCGGGGCATTCATGATGCCGTGACCGATCCAGCTGAACAGATCTATGACGTACGGGAAGGACCAACCCGGTGGGTCTGTCGCCGGCTCCCACGACCAGTAAATGAATACTGCTTTGCCGTGGATATTGGCGGCAGGGACCGTTCCCCAG contains:
- a CDS encoding dockerin type I repeat-containing protein, with translation MEWKRRWPAAFLVCLLIQVITAVGLTASDTVDNLPPAFDLVNEPFNLLRQNFRPTEAASCSLKNHVPTAMAYYSGIQPGYRFASYMNPVNCTGTEDYPYAIYFVSMPMFHFTGAQWPLGIRLQIWSALPDDSCAGPQEKLYSRHYQLDSVSFMAPKVGVLRLDDPVCVNGPFYVTIEYDGTTPQPYPSVLFDTILPPVNCVNWGYRDDSWLEWNDFWTGPIAGNFMVWVDGFSNSAFCATDEDTVRTLEGIHQQLDSLDGRRVSVVGYVSDSAEGKLISFYPDYLSNSPLAPRSEAFLVGPQPHDSFAGSLVMATGYLQSKDDVAPISPLDQDELSLYATRWQKILDAPGYPTTTGDSSYFWEDPDICRPNKRALLIGGGPNRTNNHRRYWAELVMAYNTLSVPFHYCPENVTVLYEGGQTASESSIPQSALGWYTKATVDSTLAAIARESAQSVRSGHGGLSLELHISGQASPLGLLTYGGSIITPTDLRGWLQRALDSSVFDIQVTITASNGGLFADALLALDNHSQYRITVRSGAGNANGWSGTSSSPFLQTFMDSANTTSHIGAWTAAATSTVQFTISLRTAFTELRDDYRAWLLANPPGTVVDTVRTKVVADTSSLNFRISEINLLLATSDARPWLWERGQQAYYGYWFSFVVPENGQATFTFEGDTSTSATVTMYEDTLFLPGFSRHKRAVWSWNIPGSAGYSAGNEVRTVLNSQNKPADFRMRCDEPTFTYTARLRTDQPGTASASNPYDFPGFSVGGQAQGNEAMNQSPPAFDTVVSPELPGLYLKDVPSRWGTCGSTELVNLFTVPSLTPWHAAMEVRIQVFQVTTPGSIEISLPGGTNTSGSIAVTTPGTYKFDCGAFTGTGPQELKFNVNSGCFLIDAYSLRSTLLDPPSCCEGTTGNVNGIGPVDLSDLSLMIGYLIGGFAAPTCTDEADINVSGRIDLSDLSLLIVYLVSGGVTLPDCP
- a CDS encoding DUF4396 domain-containing protein, whose translation is MVRLGFVFGFLLGMIPLLRAGFSTKRAFRQVLIAEGLSIAVMEAFEVATQLVIPGVMEAGLTDSLFWLGMLAALVVGFIAAYPVNLIMIRRGVRHQH
- the hemW gene encoding radical SAM family heme chaperone HemW; amino-acid sequence: MPFGLYVHFPFCRNKCSYCDFYKELFDLGMERSFYEALRIETELCAEAYAGQDREISTIFIGGGTPSLTNLQMFSDWLAQLRSLFYVSDGIEFSIENNPDSVHLENLQAFRELGINRPTFGIQSFDPHLLKLLNRKHNPDHSYKAVYLTNALGYENFGLDLIFGLPKQTSKILSRDLDELIDLNPPHISFYQLTVEPGTKLAERVESGSLVMPSQEVCLALYRGGCERLAEAGYHRYEISSFAKPGFECRHNLGYWEGNDYLALGPSGHSFMQGRRFANVSNVMEYIKSLKSGSRPVIYDESGIDERMVESIMLGLRTSRGIDRHQYAARFGVSVEERLDAKQFELLVRSGHLLPEGDQLKLSEEGIYLADEITRRLLK